A genomic region of Fundidesulfovibrio terrae contains the following coding sequences:
- a CDS encoding STAS domain-containing protein, with product MLLDVSTEDGVTIARINAPRIEARIADQLADDLIEAFRPTRAAIIDFSQVGFIDSVGMKALMTVLLHCRKSEGFCVLHGVSEDIMSVFVITRLHKLLPIVQNEAEAMKQMRELMRENNERAQSL from the coding sequence ATGCTTCTCGACGTAAGCACCGAAGACGGCGTGACCATAGCGCGAATCAACGCCCCCCGCATCGAGGCCCGCATCGCGGACCAGCTGGCCGACGACCTCATCGAGGCCTTCAGGCCCACCCGCGCGGCGATCATCGACTTCTCCCAGGTGGGCTTCATCGACTCCGTGGGCATGAAGGCCCTCATGACCGTGCTGCTGCACTGCCGCAAAAGCGAGGGTTTCTGCGTGCTGCACGGCGTCTCCGAGGACATCATGAGCGTCTTCGTCATCACCCGCCTGCACAAGCTCCTGCCCATCGTGCAAAACGAGGCCGAGGCCATGAAGCAGATGCGCGAGCTCATGCGGGAAAACAACGAGCGCGCCCAGAGCCTCTAG
- a CDS encoding nitroreductase family protein, producing the protein MTVKDAIAKRRSIRKYTDEPVSRELLLELIEAARLSPSGCNSQPWRFRLVTEKPDIEWFGGPATAGQRFVGRAGAVIVCCVDTSAYLCDSRATLRALREAGLMSDEFANDVDQSYLKPSEAGPPGILKGAAALNLAIAMSAMMLRAVELGLGTTWIGRLEEALVKERLGLPEGLGVVALLAVGYPAEDPAARPRKSLEEILL; encoded by the coding sequence ATGACCGTCAAGGACGCCATCGCCAAGCGCCGCTCCATCCGCAAGTACACGGACGAGCCCGTATCCAGGGAACTCCTGCTGGAGCTGATCGAGGCAGCCCGGCTGTCTCCGTCGGGGTGCAACTCCCAGCCCTGGCGCTTCAGGCTGGTCACGGAGAAACCGGACATCGAGTGGTTCGGCGGACCGGCCACCGCCGGGCAGCGCTTCGTGGGCAGGGCAGGCGCGGTGATTGTGTGCTGCGTGGACACGTCGGCCTACCTGTGCGACTCGCGGGCAACCCTCCGCGCCCTGCGCGAGGCCGGGCTCATGTCCGACGAGTTCGCCAACGACGTGGACCAGTCGTACCTGAAGCCCTCCGAGGCAGGACCCCCGGGGATTCTCAAGGGCGCGGCCGCGCTCAACCTGGCCATCGCCATGTCGGCCATGATGCTCCGGGCCGTGGAGCTCGGGCTCGGAACCACCTGGATAGGCAGGCTGGAGGAGGCGCTGGTGAAAGAGCGCCTGGGGCTGCCCGAAGGACTCGGGGTCGTGGCGCTGCTGGCCGTGGGATACCCGGCCGAGGACCCGGCGGCGAGGCCGCGCAAGTCCCTGGAGGAAATTCTGCTGTAG
- a CDS encoding aconitate hydratase, with the protein MGKNITQKIIAAHLVSGKMKPGSEIGLRIDQTLTQDATGTMAWLQFEAIGVPRVKTELSVSYVDHNTMQQGFRNPDDHQFLRTVAAKYGAVFSPPGTGICHQLHLENFAKPGKTLIGSDSHTPTAGGVGSLSMGAGGLSVALAMAGEPYFITMPKVVKVQLEGELTGWATAKDIILHLLGMLTVKGGVGKVFEYAGPGVATLSVPERATITNMGAELGATGSLFPSDAVTKKFLAAMGRPEDYAPLKADPSAAYDEEIVIDLGKLEPLAAQPHMPDRMATIKSLAGLKVDQSAIGSCTNSSYSDLKTVALMLKDKRVKPETDLFISPGSKQVLKMLADENLLQIYLDAGARILECTCGPCLGYGGSPVSGGVSARTFNRNFEGRSGTRDAKVYLVSPQTAAMAALNGAFTDPATWGTPPAKVVMPKKVPSIRHLFVFPPEDGSKVEIRRGPNIAPLSRFGKTPETVTSKVALKVGDDITTDHILPGGTHIMSLRSNIPAISEYLFTNVDKEFVSRIKEMGGGVIVGGENYGQGSSREHAALGPRHLGVTAVIVKSLARIHRANLVNFGILPLMFVDKADYDVLAQGGEIAIPVAKMKPGKPVEAVVNGKTKVKLTNDLTAKELDIILAGGLLNAVGNR; encoded by the coding sequence ATGGGCAAGAACATCACTCAGAAGATCATCGCCGCCCACCTGGTGAGCGGAAAAATGAAACCCGGCTCCGAGATCGGGCTCAGAATCGACCAGACCCTCACCCAGGACGCCACCGGCACCATGGCCTGGCTGCAGTTCGAGGCTATCGGCGTGCCCCGGGTCAAGACCGAGCTGTCCGTGAGCTACGTGGACCACAACACCATGCAGCAGGGGTTCCGCAATCCCGACGACCACCAGTTCCTGCGCACCGTCGCCGCCAAGTACGGCGCGGTGTTCTCCCCTCCGGGCACCGGCATCTGCCACCAGCTGCACCTGGAGAACTTCGCCAAGCCCGGCAAGACGCTCATCGGCTCCGACTCCCACACCCCCACCGCGGGCGGAGTGGGCAGCCTCTCCATGGGCGCGGGCGGGCTTTCCGTGGCCCTGGCCATGGCGGGCGAGCCCTATTTCATCACCATGCCCAAGGTGGTCAAGGTGCAGCTCGAGGGTGAGCTGACCGGCTGGGCCACCGCCAAGGACATCATCCTGCACCTGCTCGGCATGCTCACCGTCAAGGGCGGCGTGGGCAAGGTGTTCGAGTACGCCGGACCGGGCGTGGCCACCCTGTCCGTGCCCGAGCGCGCCACCATCACCAACATGGGCGCGGAACTCGGCGCCACCGGCTCGCTCTTCCCCTCGGACGCCGTCACCAAGAAGTTCCTGGCCGCCATGGGCCGCCCCGAGGACTACGCGCCCCTGAAGGCCGATCCCTCGGCCGCCTACGACGAAGAGATCGTCATCGACCTCGGGAAGCTCGAGCCCCTGGCCGCCCAGCCCCACATGCCCGACCGCATGGCCACCATCAAGAGCCTGGCCGGTCTCAAGGTGGACCAGTCCGCCATCGGCTCCTGCACCAACTCGTCCTACTCGGACCTGAAGACCGTGGCGCTCATGCTCAAGGACAAGCGGGTGAAGCCCGAGACCGACCTGTTCATCTCGCCCGGCTCCAAGCAGGTGCTCAAGATGCTGGCCGACGAGAACCTGCTCCAGATCTACCTGGACGCGGGCGCGCGCATTCTCGAGTGCACCTGCGGCCCCTGCCTGGGCTACGGCGGCTCGCCCGTTTCCGGCGGCGTGTCCGCGCGCACCTTCAACCGCAACTTCGAGGGCCGCAGCGGCACCCGGGACGCCAAGGTGTATCTGGTCAGCCCCCAGACTGCGGCCATGGCGGCGCTGAACGGCGCGTTCACCGACCCGGCCACCTGGGGCACTCCCCCGGCCAAGGTTGTGATGCCCAAGAAGGTGCCCTCCATCCGCCATCTGTTCGTATTCCCGCCCGAGGACGGCTCCAAGGTGGAGATCCGGCGCGGACCCAACATCGCGCCCCTGTCGCGCTTCGGCAAGACCCCCGAGACCGTCACCTCCAAGGTGGCCCTCAAGGTGGGCGACGACATCACCACCGACCACATCCTGCCCGGCGGCACCCACATCATGAGCCTGCGCTCCAACATTCCGGCCATCTCGGAATACCTGTTCACCAACGTGGACAAGGAGTTCGTTTCCCGGATCAAGGAGATGGGCGGCGGCGTCATCGTGGGCGGCGAGAACTACGGCCAGGGCTCCTCGCGCGAGCACGCGGCGCTTGGCCCCCGGCACCTGGGCGTCACGGCGGTGATCGTGAAGAGCCTGGCGCGCATCCACCGGGCCAACCTGGTGAACTTCGGCATCCTGCCGCTGATGTTCGTAGACAAGGCCGATTACGATGTGCTGGCCCAGGGCGGCGAGATCGCCATCCCCGTGGCCAAGATGAAGCCCGGCAAGCCCGTCGAGGCCGTTGTGAACGGCAAGACCAAGGTCAAACTCACAAATGATTTGACCGCGAAGGAGCTGGACATTATTTTGGCCGGCGGTCTGCTCAACGCCGTGGGCAATCGCTAG
- the polA gene encoding DNA polymerase I: MPLRDRLLPGSEPLYLIDGTSYIYRGFYAFGDLTRSDGFPTNALYIVMRLAMKLLREERPRRAAFVVDGRGPSFRADIFPAYKAQRQKMPEPLAQQIEPIIEGVKLLGFPVLRHEGVEADDTIASLAASNKAHGPVVIVGVDKDLRQCLDRGVTMWDPSGKQERITTLEDFLAEFPAGPAHWPDFQALTGDASDNIPGVPGVGPKTALEVVAQFPSLEELKEGIAAIKPAWRKKIEPHMDDLFTYRELTRLKLDAAEYVTLESLAVTPAPRDELERFLNTYELRSLARELPRPAEAPPLLAAALEPQRGASAGNGAASRTAQDDAGGQLSLFGSAPKGASGNGAAQPEAPTPLADIPSLKNMDVALVPGVTDFLLAAGDHQWLVVATPAEIAPLLAVASRVATPSLKDLLSASDAWRSVPLECWFDLSLAAYLLGPEDRIYTWERLLDGLWADPTFNPDEAPGGARGLACLALAGRLASRIEQAGLSPLMRELELPLVPVLVDMEKAGIRIDKQAFAAFADEVNSRLAQITEQMHRQAEVRFNIRSSQQLADVLYNRLGLKAPAKTPGGAASTSAEVLERLAGQHPLVDSILEFRKLEKLRSTYLEPLPALADEADRVHTTFNQLATATGRLSSSAPNLQNIPARGDLGKRMRALFTAAPGMVLASADYSQIELRVLAHFSRDPALLEAFRQGVDIHSRTAALLFDRPQEAVTPEQRRQAKTINFGLLYGMGPQKLGRELGLTLNEAKDFIARYFERMATLKEYYQQVVDQAKQTGFVTTLAGRRRLLPDIHSRNNQLESQARRQAINTVVQGSAADIIKMAMLRTASDETLHSLKAKLILQVHDELVLEAPESAGQAAGERLSQLMTGVVSLDVPIVADMGVGRDWGGAH; this comes from the coding sequence ATGCCCCTGAGGGACCGCCTTCTCCCCGGCTCCGAGCCGCTCTACCTCATCGACGGCACCTCCTACATATACAGGGGGTTCTACGCCTTCGGCGACCTGACCCGCTCCGACGGATTTCCCACCAACGCCCTGTACATCGTCATGCGCCTGGCCATGAAGCTCCTGCGCGAGGAGCGCCCCCGCCGGGCCGCCTTCGTGGTGGACGGAAGAGGCCCCTCCTTCAGGGCCGATATTTTCCCGGCCTACAAGGCGCAGCGCCAGAAGATGCCCGAGCCCCTGGCCCAGCAGATCGAACCCATCATCGAGGGCGTCAAGCTGCTGGGTTTCCCGGTGCTGCGCCACGAAGGCGTGGAGGCTGACGACACCATCGCCAGCCTGGCCGCCAGCAACAAGGCGCACGGGCCGGTGGTCATCGTGGGCGTGGACAAGGACCTTCGCCAATGCCTGGACCGCGGGGTGACCATGTGGGACCCCTCGGGCAAGCAGGAGCGCATCACCACCCTGGAGGACTTCCTGGCCGAGTTCCCGGCCGGGCCGGCCCACTGGCCGGACTTCCAGGCCCTGACCGGCGACGCGAGCGACAACATTCCCGGGGTTCCCGGCGTGGGACCCAAGACCGCCCTGGAAGTGGTGGCCCAGTTCCCGAGCCTGGAAGAGCTCAAGGAAGGCATCGCGGCGATCAAGCCCGCCTGGCGCAAGAAGATCGAGCCCCACATGGACGACCTCTTCACCTACCGGGAGCTGACGCGGCTCAAGCTCGACGCCGCCGAGTACGTGACCCTGGAGTCCCTGGCCGTCACCCCGGCCCCCAGGGACGAACTGGAGCGCTTCCTCAACACCTACGAGCTGCGCTCGCTTGCGCGCGAGCTGCCGCGCCCGGCCGAAGCCCCTCCCCTGCTCGCCGCCGCCTTGGAACCGCAGCGCGGCGCTTCCGCCGGGAACGGCGCTGCCTCCCGGACCGCGCAGGACGACGCGGGCGGCCAGCTCTCGCTCTTCGGCTCCGCCCCCAAGGGCGCATCCGGCAACGGCGCGGCCCAGCCCGAGGCCCCCACGCCGCTTGCGGACATCCCATCCTTAAAAAATATGGATGTCGCCCTGGTCCCGGGAGTTACGGATTTTCTGCTGGCTGCCGGCGACCACCAGTGGCTGGTGGTCGCCACTCCGGCCGAGATCGCCCCGCTTCTGGCCGTGGCCTCCCGGGTGGCCACGCCCTCGCTCAAGGATCTGCTGTCGGCGAGCGACGCCTGGCGGAGCGTTCCCCTGGAATGCTGGTTCGACCTGAGCCTGGCCGCCTACCTGCTTGGCCCCGAGGACCGCATCTACACCTGGGAGCGCCTGCTGGACGGACTCTGGGCCGACCCCACCTTCAATCCGGACGAGGCTCCCGGCGGAGCGCGCGGCCTGGCCTGCCTGGCCCTGGCCGGACGCCTGGCCTCGCGCATCGAGCAGGCCGGGCTTAGCCCGCTCATGCGCGAGCTGGAGCTGCCCCTGGTGCCGGTGCTGGTGGACATGGAAAAGGCGGGCATCCGCATCGACAAGCAGGCCTTCGCCGCCTTCGCCGACGAGGTGAACTCGAGGCTTGCCCAGATCACCGAGCAGATGCACCGCCAGGCCGAGGTGCGCTTCAACATCCGCTCCAGCCAACAGCTGGCCGACGTGCTCTACAACCGCCTGGGACTCAAGGCTCCGGCCAAGACCCCGGGCGGCGCGGCCTCCACCTCGGCCGAGGTGCTGGAACGCCTGGCCGGGCAGCATCCGCTGGTGGACTCCATCCTGGAGTTCCGCAAGCTCGAGAAGCTGCGCTCCACCTATCTGGAACCCCTGCCCGCGCTGGCCGACGAGGCGGACCGCGTCCACACCACCTTCAACCAGTTGGCCACGGCCACGGGGCGGCTCTCCTCCAGCGCCCCCAACCTCCAGAACATCCCCGCGCGGGGAGACCTCGGGAAGCGCATGCGCGCCCTCTTCACCGCCGCGCCGGGCATGGTGCTGGCTTCGGCGGACTACTCCCAGATCGAGCTGCGCGTGCTGGCCCATTTCTCCCGGGACCCGGCCCTTTTGGAGGCGTTCCGCCAGGGCGTGGACATCCACTCCCGCACGGCCGCCCTCCTCTTCGACCGGCCCCAGGAAGCCGTGACCCCCGAGCAGCGCCGCCAGGCCAAGACCATCAACTTCGGCCTGCTCTACGGCATGGGCCCCCAAAAGCTCGGGCGCGAACTGGGGCTCACCCTGAACGAGGCCAAGGATTTTATCGCCAGGTATTTTGAGCGCATGGCTACGCTCAAGGAGTATTACCAGCAGGTGGTGGACCAGGCCAAGCAGACCGGCTTCGTCACCACCCTGGCCGGACGCAGGCGGCTTCTGCCGGACATCCACTCCCGCAACAACCAGCTTGAATCCCAGGCGCGCCGCCAGGCCATCAACACCGTGGTCCAGGGCAGCGCCGCCGACATCATCAAGATGGCCATGCTGCGAACCGCCTCGGACGAAACCCTGCACTCGCTGAAAGCCAAGCTCATCCTCCAGGTGCACGACGAACTGGTGCTCGAGGCCCCGGAGAGCGCCGGGCAAGCCGCCGGAGAGCGCCTTTCGCAGCTCATGACCGGCGTGGTGTCGCTCGACGTGCCCATCGTGGCGGACATGGGCGTGGGACGCGACTGGGGCGGGGCACACTAG
- a CDS encoding 3D domain-containing protein: protein MRVEVEKIRDESNLLRMVVLANLSKIADPIPNKLLTVTAYTSVELREVPEQQLLTASLSKPKEGAIAVSRDLFKQGWVFGKKVYIKNHGVFVITDLMGNSKTKSVDIYMNDQDRALQFGKKQIEVVLLDV, encoded by the coding sequence ATGCGTGTCGAGGTTGAAAAGATACGCGACGAGTCCAACCTGCTTAGGATGGTGGTTTTGGCCAATTTGTCCAAAATCGCCGACCCGATTCCCAATAAGCTGCTCACCGTGACGGCCTATACTTCCGTGGAACTCCGGGAAGTCCCGGAGCAACAGCTGCTCACCGCGTCTCTTTCCAAACCAAAGGAAGGGGCCATCGCCGTATCCCGCGATCTGTTCAAACAGGGGTGGGTCTTTGGCAAGAAGGTCTACATCAAGAACCACGGTGTATTCGTCATCACCGACCTGATGGGCAACAGCAAAACCAAGAGCGTGGATATCTACATGAACGATCAGGACCGGGCCTTGCAGTTCGGCAAGAAGCAGATCGAGGTGGTCTTGCTCGACGTGTAG
- the sat gene encoding sulfate adenylyltransferase, which produces MSRLVPPHGGKGLTICLLEGAEREEALKKAATLKKVVISPREKGDLIMMGTGGFSPITYFMNKADWKSVCEKMTLTDGTFWPVPVTLSVSAEDAAGINVGQEVALESAKGEMMAIITVTEKYTLTEEEKKWECYQVFKGAGPDSADDVFWETALKDHPGVQMVMSQKPVCLAGNVKVLSEGDYPVKYKGVYKRPADLRAEMDKKGWQKVAALQLRNPMHRSHEFLAKIAVEVCDGVVIHSLIGNLKPGDIPAEVRVKAIDTLVEHYFVKDHVIQAGYPLDMRYAGPREGLLHATFRQNYGINNMIIGRDHAGVGDFYGMFEAQEIFKRIPYATAEAACAVEPGKALLCQNMNIDWTFYCFKCDGMASLRTCPHTKEDRVILSGTKLRKMLSDGEAVPDHFGRDECLVILRAYYEGLTEKVEVKMQRAASGDHTAQKK; this is translated from the coding sequence ATGTCCAGACTGGTTCCCCCGCATGGTGGCAAAGGCCTCACTATCTGTCTGCTGGAAGGCGCCGAGCGCGAAGAGGCCCTCAAGAAGGCCGCCACGCTGAAGAAAGTCGTTATCTCCCCCCGCGAAAAGGGCGACCTGATCATGATGGGCACCGGCGGCTTCTCGCCGATCACCTACTTCATGAACAAGGCCGACTGGAAGTCCGTGTGCGAGAAGATGACCCTCACCGACGGCACCTTCTGGCCCGTTCCCGTTACCCTCTCCGTTTCCGCTGAAGACGCCGCCGGCATCAACGTCGGTCAGGAAGTGGCCCTCGAGTCCGCCAAGGGCGAGATGATGGCCATCATCACCGTCACCGAGAAGTACACCCTCACCGAAGAAGAGAAGAAGTGGGAGTGCTACCAGGTGTTCAAGGGCGCCGGCCCCGACTCCGCCGACGACGTGTTCTGGGAGACCGCCCTGAAGGACCACCCCGGTGTCCAGATGGTCATGAGCCAGAAGCCCGTCTGCCTGGCCGGTAACGTGAAGGTCCTCTCCGAGGGCGACTACCCCGTGAAGTACAAGGGCGTGTACAAGCGTCCCGCCGACCTGCGCGCCGAGATGGACAAGAAGGGCTGGCAGAAGGTCGCCGCTCTGCAGCTGCGCAACCCCATGCACCGCTCGCACGAGTTCCTGGCCAAGATCGCCGTTGAAGTGTGCGACGGCGTGGTCATCCACTCCCTGATCGGCAACCTGAAGCCCGGCGACATCCCGGCCGAAGTGCGCGTGAAGGCCATCGACACCCTGGTCGAGCACTACTTCGTGAAGGACCACGTCATCCAGGCCGGCTACCCCCTGGACATGCGTTACGCCGGTCCCCGCGAAGGCCTGCTGCACGCCACCTTCCGCCAGAACTACGGCATCAACAACATGATCATCGGTCGTGACCACGCCGGCGTGGGCGACTTCTACGGCATGTTCGAGGCCCAGGAGATCTTCAAGCGCATCCCCTACGCGACCGCCGAGGCCGCTTGCGCCGTCGAGCCTGGCAAGGCCCTGCTCTGCCAGAACATGAACATCGACTGGACCTTCTACTGCTTCAAGTGCGACGGCATGGCCTCCCTGCGCACCTGCCCGCACACCAAGGAAGACCGCGTCATCCTGTCCGGCACCAAGCTGCGCAAGATGCTGTCCGACGGCGAAGCCGTGCCCGATCACTTCGGCCGCGACGAGTGCCTGGTGATCCTGCGCGCCTACTACGAAGGCCTGACCGAGAAGGTCGAGGTCAAGATGCAGCGCGCTGCTTCCGGCGACCACACCGCCCAGAAGAAGTAG
- a CDS encoding TolC family protein → MNFSAIALALCLAAAPLAQAQAQIRSYDQTPAQMQADSQAKGQQQAQAPQGSGQDQQGSNMDLGKSVQRALDANPQMQSAKQQIYGAQSGVYAATAAFAPTGTASYQGTTSTSKFPTTVTQTINGTTVTGITKRWFDPSFFATLDLNVSQPLFTGFRLLSSYQKSKLAKDQADALYRRTELTLVRSVQTAFLTLLKARSDVKSNKDAVARLASQLKVTRAFYDVGLRPRLDVLQAESDLASAEQALLAAQNSVDIQLAQLNSLLNIPLDQGVDYLGELSQIPFKMTLQQALDESYKERPDIAIAVKSVEMAEKDATIALSPALPQVSADYDYIRQGDTWGLRENLSTTSSTAYFERHQFQLTFTWKAWDWGNTYFTYRQAGENVKKLQADLAKLRLDVGAEVKTQFLNIQDAAKRIAVAKAGLAAANEGYRMAVARYQAQVGTNTDVLDAQARVSRAEFQLTQALTDYQIAISNLYYSIGRKNLKLDG, encoded by the coding sequence ATGAATTTCAGCGCCATCGCGCTCGCGCTCTGCCTCGCGGCCGCTCCCCTGGCCCAAGCCCAGGCCCAGATCAGGTCCTACGACCAGACTCCGGCACAGATGCAGGCCGACTCCCAGGCCAAGGGCCAGCAGCAGGCCCAGGCCCCGCAGGGCTCCGGCCAGGACCAGCAGGGCTCCAACATGGACCTGGGCAAGTCCGTCCAGCGCGCCCTGGACGCCAACCCCCAGATGCAGTCGGCCAAGCAGCAGATCTACGGCGCCCAGTCCGGCGTCTACGCGGCCACGGCGGCCTTCGCGCCCACCGGCACTGCCTCCTACCAGGGCACGACGAGCACCTCGAAGTTCCCCACCACGGTGACTCAGACCATCAACGGCACCACCGTCACCGGGATCACCAAGCGCTGGTTCGATCCGTCGTTTTTCGCCACACTGGACCTGAACGTCAGCCAGCCCCTGTTCACCGGTTTCAGGCTGCTCTCGTCGTACCAGAAGTCCAAGCTGGCCAAGGACCAGGCCGACGCCCTCTACCGCCGCACCGAGCTGACCCTGGTGCGTTCGGTGCAGACCGCCTTCCTGACGCTTCTCAAGGCCCGCTCGGACGTGAAGTCCAACAAGGACGCCGTGGCCCGGCTCGCTTCCCAGCTCAAGGTGACGCGCGCCTTCTACGACGTGGGCCTGCGCCCCCGCCTGGACGTGCTCCAGGCCGAGTCCGACCTGGCTAGCGCCGAGCAGGCCCTGCTCGCCGCTCAGAACTCCGTGGACATCCAGCTGGCCCAGCTCAACTCGCTGCTGAACATCCCCCTGGACCAGGGCGTGGACTACCTGGGCGAGCTCTCCCAGATTCCCTTCAAGATGACCCTGCAGCAGGCCCTGGACGAGTCCTACAAGGAGCGCCCGGACATCGCCATCGCGGTCAAGTCCGTGGAGATGGCCGAGAAGGACGCCACCATCGCCTTGAGCCCCGCCCTGCCGCAGGTGAGCGCCGATTACGACTACATCCGTCAGGGCGACACCTGGGGCCTGCGCGAGAACCTGAGCACCACCAGCTCCACCGCCTATTTCGAGCGTCACCAGTTCCAGCTCACCTTCACCTGGAAGGCCTGGGATTGGGGTAACACCTATTTCACCTACCGCCAGGCCGGCGAGAACGTGAAGAAGCTCCAGGCAGACCTGGCCAAGCTGCGTCTGGACGTGGGGGCCGAGGTCAAGACCCAGTTCCTGAACATCCAGGACGCCGCCAAGCGCATCGCCGTGGCCAAGGCCGGACTGGCCGCCGCCAACGAGGGCTACCGCATGGCCGTGGCCCGCTACCAGGCCCAGGTCGGCACCAACACCGACGTGCTGGACGCCCAGGCCCGGGTGTCGCGCGCCGAGTTTCAACTCACCCAGGCCCTCACCGACTACCAGATCGCCATCTCCAACCTGTACTACTCCATCGGGCGCAAGAACCTGAAGCTCGACGGCTAG
- a CDS encoding HD domain-containing protein, whose product MGDDPISTVDMTGRDRLTRMADFLFEVSMLRRTPRTGYQFLGSGSENVAEHSFGTAMIGYTLARMAGADEGKTVLLCLFHDVHEARTGDFNYVAKLYNTHDSRRALADGLKGTGMSGPVLKLHDELEEALSLEARLAQDADQLDLMVNLKELLDLGNPYARKWMDCAVERLRTPQGRELAKAIMTTDHTDWWFLGPDACWWERKNGKE is encoded by the coding sequence ATGGGCGACGATCCGATTTCCACCGTGGACATGACCGGCCGCGACCGCCTCACCCGGATGGCCGATTTCCTCTTCGAGGTGAGCATGCTCAGGCGCACGCCGCGCACGGGCTACCAGTTCCTGGGCTCAGGGAGCGAGAACGTGGCCGAGCACTCCTTCGGCACGGCCATGATCGGCTACACCCTGGCCCGCATGGCCGGGGCTGACGAGGGGAAAACCGTGCTCCTGTGCCTGTTCCACGACGTTCACGAGGCCCGCACCGGGGACTTCAACTACGTGGCCAAGCTCTACAACACCCACGACTCGCGCCGCGCCCTGGCCGACGGCCTCAAGGGCACGGGCATGTCCGGGCCGGTGCTGAAACTCCACGACGAGCTGGAGGAGGCCCTGAGCCTGGAGGCGAGGCTCGCCCAGGACGCAGACCAGCTGGACCTCATGGTCAACCTGAAGGAACTCCTGGACCTGGGCAACCCCTACGCCCGAAAGTGGATGGACTGCGCCGTGGAGCGCCTGCGCACTCCCCAGGGACGCGAGCTGGCAAAGGCCATCATGACCACCGACCACACCGACTGGTGGTTCCTGGGCCCCGACGCCTGTTGGTGGGAACGCAAGAACGGGAAGGAGTAG
- a CDS encoding metallophosphoesterase family protein, producing the protein MLLAVISDTHLDVPSDWFKAFFEEHLLPADALIHCGDTTGKALHDYMALGHPNFHGVAGNCCDWRIGQELPAMLRLNLAGKAVGVTHGWGEKPSLPARLPEAFGPGFDLILFGHTHRQTNIRFGDTLVVNPGSLSGDKPSMAFVRLGDEIEVSFCSFSKNI; encoded by the coding sequence GTGCTGCTGGCCGTCATTTCCGACACCCACCTGGATGTCCCCAGCGACTGGTTCAAGGCCTTCTTCGAGGAGCACCTCCTCCCGGCCGACGCCCTCATCCACTGCGGCGACACCACCGGCAAGGCGCTGCACGACTACATGGCCCTAGGCCACCCCAACTTTCACGGCGTGGCCGGCAACTGTTGCGACTGGCGCATCGGCCAGGAACTGCCGGCGATGCTCCGCTTGAACCTGGCGGGCAAGGCCGTGGGCGTGACCCACGGCTGGGGCGAGAAACCCTCGCTGCCCGCCCGGCTGCCCGAAGCTTTCGGGCCGGGATTCGACCTCATCCTGTTCGGCCACACTCACCGCCAGACCAACATCCGGTTCGGCGACACCCTGGTGGTCAACCCGGGCAGCCTGTCCGGGGACAAGCCGTCCATGGCCTTCGTGCGCCTGGGCGACGAGATCGAAGTGAGTTTTTGCAGTTTCTCCAAAAACATCTGA